One window from the genome of Pseudonocardia hierapolitana encodes:
- a CDS encoding zinc-binding dehydrogenase yields MWNVLRPAAGSTLAVYGAGAVGLSAVMAARLLPLRAVVAVDRVPERLALAAELGATYTVDAATENVDARISEITGGRGVDHAVETSGDPTVLRTAVDALGIRGTCAVVGEPPAGTEVTLDVQGFMFGKRIVGVTLGDSEPETLLPVLVTLHRQGRLPLERLVRYYSLDELNAAAEDMHAGRVVKPVVRF; encoded by the coding sequence ATGTGGAACGTCCTGCGCCCTGCGGCGGGCTCCACTCTCGCCGTGTACGGCGCAGGCGCCGTCGGGCTGTCGGCCGTGATGGCCGCCCGCCTGCTGCCGCTCCGCGCCGTGGTGGCCGTCGACCGCGTGCCCGAGCGGCTGGCGCTCGCCGCCGAGCTCGGTGCGACGTACACCGTGGATGCCGCCACCGAGAACGTCGACGCGAGGATCTCGGAGATCACCGGCGGGCGGGGCGTCGACCACGCCGTGGAGACCAGCGGGGACCCCACCGTGCTGCGCACGGCCGTCGACGCCCTGGGCATCCGCGGCACCTGCGCCGTGGTCGGCGAGCCGCCCGCGGGCACCGAGGTGACGCTGGACGTGCAGGGGTTCATGTTCGGCAAGCGGATCGTGGGGGTGACGCTCGGTGACAGCGAGCCGGAGACGCTGCTGCCGGTGCTCGTGACGCTGCACCGGCAGGGACGCCTGCCGCTGGAGCGGCTCGTCCGGTACTACTCGCTCGACGAGCTCAACGCGGCCGCCGAGGACATGCACGCCGGGCGCGTGGTCAAGCCGGTGGTCCGGTTCTGA
- a CDS encoding alcohol dehydrogenase catalytic domain-containing protein, whose amino-acid sequence MGRGCSPPAVTAWASPRSTCCPFRRCASRLRARRCSRGTPTSSRRSSCSPTGRPPSCRGSPSARRTTRPSPGCAAAWTGSRWRSSLGVQTGGIPFKLPGILGHEGAGVVEQVGEGVTRSRPATRCSSASPPAAGAAPAARAIRPTATPG is encoded by the coding sequence ATGGGCCGCGGGTGCTCGCCACCAGCCGTCACCGCTTGGGCCTCGCCGAGGAGCACCTGTTGCCCGTTCCGCCGTTGCGCGTCCCGGCTCAGGGCACGCCGCTGCAGCAGGGGGACTCCGACGAGTTCGCGGCGCTCCAGCTGTTCGCCGACAGGGCGGCCGCCGTCGTGCCGGGGTTCGCCATCGGCGCGGAGAACCACGCGGCCGTCGCCCGGCTGTGCCGCCGCCTGGACGGGCTCCCGCTGGCGATCGAGCCTCGGCGTGCAGACGGGCGGCATCCCCTTCAAGCTGCCGGGCATACTCGGCCACGAGGGCGCCGGCGTCGTCGAGCAGGTGGGGGAGGGCGTCACAAGGTCGCGCCCGGCGACAAGGTGCTCCTCAGCTTCACCTCCTGCGGCAGGTGCGGCTCCTGCCGCGCGGGCTATCCGGCCTACTGCGACACCTGGCTGA
- a CDS encoding GntR family transcriptional regulator, translating into MATETRRTSRRTVYETLRRKVLTLEFPPGSALSENELAAQLGVSRTPVRESLILLAEEGLVQVFPQVGSFVSRVDPARVADAQFLREAVELASLDDLPAQLDPDIVRELRDNLAEQRRPDLDVEEFFALDEAFHHALLRLSGHGNAWATVVSAKGHLDRARRLGLQATAPPAFTDQHVEIFDAVLAGDVAAARTAMRAHLRAVFDDVERIRQRSPELFARNADSVPVRRNVVVWE; encoded by the coding sequence GTGGCGACGGAGACCCGGCGGACCAGCCGCAGGACGGTCTACGAGACGCTGCGGCGCAAGGTCCTCACGTTGGAGTTCCCGCCGGGCTCGGCGCTGTCGGAGAACGAGCTCGCCGCCCAGCTCGGGGTCAGCCGCACACCCGTGCGCGAGAGCCTGATCCTGCTCGCCGAGGAAGGCCTGGTGCAGGTCTTCCCGCAGGTCGGGTCGTTCGTCTCCCGGGTCGACCCGGCCCGGGTCGCCGACGCGCAGTTCCTGCGCGAGGCCGTCGAGCTCGCCTCACTCGATGACCTCCCCGCGCAGCTCGACCCCGACATCGTCCGCGAGCTGCGCGACAACCTGGCCGAGCAGCGGCGCCCCGACCTGGACGTCGAGGAGTTCTTCGCGCTCGACGAGGCCTTCCACCACGCGCTGCTGCGGCTGTCCGGGCACGGCAACGCGTGGGCGACGGTGGTGTCGGCCAAGGGGCACCTGGACCGGGCCCGCCGGTTGGGGCTGCAGGCCACCGCGCCGCCCGCGTTCACCGACCAGCACGTGGAGATCTTCGACGCCGTGCTCGCCGGCGACGTCGCCGCGGCCAGGACGGCGATGCGCGCCCACCTGCGCGCCGTTTTCGACGACGTCGAGCGCATCCGGCAGCGCTCGCCGGAGCTCTTCGCCCGCAACGCCGACTCGGTGCCCGTGCGCCGCAACGTGGTGGTCTGGGAGTAG
- the manD gene encoding D-mannonate dehydratase ManD, translating to MSRIERAEVFVASPGRNFVTLRITTSDGVTGLGDATLNGRELAVAAYLRDHLVPLLIGRDPARIEDMWQYLYKGAYWRRGPVTMTAISAVDTALWDIKGKVAGLPLYQLLGGRSRDGVTVYAHASGTDVPSLLDDVARFLDLGYGAVRAQAAVPDVGGTYGVRKGEGIYEPASTALPDEQPWDTEAYLGFAPTYLEAVRERFGFGFHLLHDVHHRLTPIEAARFGKRVEECRLFWMEDPTPAENQEAFRLIRQHTTTPIAVGEVLSSIWDVQQLITEQLIDYVRTTVVHAGGITHLRRIFDLAALYQVRTGSHGATDLSPVTLAAAVHLDTAVPNFGIQEYMPHAQETLDVFHSGVRFADGMLVPSEEPGLGVEYDAEAAARFPYEPRYLPVARRLDGSVHDW from the coding sequence GTGAGCCGCATCGAACGTGCCGAGGTGTTCGTCGCCTCGCCGGGACGCAATTTCGTCACCTTGCGCATCACGACCTCCGACGGCGTGACCGGCCTCGGCGACGCCACCCTCAACGGCCGCGAGCTGGCCGTCGCGGCCTACCTGCGCGACCACCTGGTCCCGCTGCTCATCGGCCGCGACCCCGCCCGCATCGAGGACATGTGGCAGTACCTCTACAAGGGCGCCTACTGGCGCCGCGGGCCTGTCACGATGACCGCGATCTCGGCGGTCGACACGGCCCTCTGGGACATCAAGGGCAAGGTCGCGGGCCTGCCGCTGTACCAGCTGCTGGGCGGCCGGTCCCGGGATGGCGTCACGGTCTACGCGCACGCCAGCGGCACCGACGTGCCGTCGCTGCTCGACGACGTCGCACGCTTCCTCGACCTCGGCTACGGCGCGGTACGGGCGCAGGCCGCCGTGCCCGACGTCGGTGGCACATACGGCGTGCGCAAGGGCGAGGGGATCTACGAGCCCGCCTCGACGGCGCTGCCCGACGAGCAACCCTGGGACACCGAGGCCTACCTCGGCTTCGCGCCGACCTACCTGGAGGCGGTGCGGGAGCGCTTCGGGTTCGGCTTCCACCTGCTGCACGACGTGCACCACCGGCTCACCCCGATCGAGGCGGCGCGGTTCGGCAAGCGGGTGGAGGAGTGCCGACTGTTCTGGATGGAGGACCCGACGCCCGCGGAGAACCAGGAGGCGTTCCGGCTCATCCGCCAGCACACCACCACCCCGATCGCCGTCGGGGAGGTGCTCAGCTCGATCTGGGACGTCCAGCAGCTGATCACCGAGCAGCTGATCGACTACGTGCGCACCACCGTGGTCCACGCAGGCGGGATCACCCACCTGCGGCGGATCTTCGACCTCGCCGCGCTCTACCAGGTGCGCACCGGCTCGCACGGCGCCACCGACCTCTCCCCCGTCACGCTGGCCGCCGCCGTGCACCTCGACACCGCGGTGCCCAACTTCGGCATCCAGGAGTACATGCCGCACGCGCAGGAGACCCTGGACGTCTTCCACTCCGGCGTGCGGTTCGCCGACGGGATGCTCGTCCCGTCCGAGGAACCCGGCCTCGGCGTCGAGTACGACGCCGAGGCGGCCGCCCGCTTCCCCTACGAACCCCGCTACCTGCCCGTCGCGCGCCGGCTCGACGGCTCCGTGCACGACTGGTGA
- a CDS encoding MFS transporter: MTESTKAGPVTRTTRDLAKAATSGWLGTAMEFMDFQLYSLAAAIVFNELFFPDVSPAIGLIAAMATYGVGYVARLAGAIYFGRMGDRIGRKRVLYLTILLMGASTTLIGALPTYAQIGILAPILLVALRLVQGFGAGAEIAGATVMLAEYAPVRRRGLIASLVSLGTNSGTLAASALWAFLLAVLSDEQLLSWGWRLPFLLSFVLMIFAVWLRRSLKESPVFEERADVVDGRALRRAEVEGSSALEAGLQQRKGKAFFLALGLRFGQAGNSGLVQTFLVGYIASTLLIDRSVPTDAIMYGSLLGFATVPILGLLGDRFGRRPMYIGLSVLTAVLAFPLLLLITSGNTVALVIGMILALNIGVLGLFSLESVTMAELFGARTRFTQLALAKEIGGILATAIGPVVAATLTAVTGSWWPIAAMLVAYSLITLVATVLSPETRGRDLVALEDAA; this comes from the coding sequence ATGACCGAGAGCACGAAGGCGGGACCCGTCACGCGGACGACGCGGGACCTGGCCAAGGCCGCCACGTCCGGGTGGCTCGGCACGGCGATGGAGTTCATGGATTTCCAGCTCTACTCGCTGGCAGCCGCCATCGTCTTCAACGAGCTCTTCTTCCCCGACGTCAGCCCCGCGATCGGGCTCATCGCCGCCATGGCCACCTACGGCGTCGGGTACGTGGCACGGCTCGCGGGAGCGATCTACTTCGGACGGATGGGCGACCGCATCGGGCGCAAGCGGGTGCTGTACCTGACGATCCTGCTGATGGGCGCCTCCACCACGCTGATCGGCGCGCTTCCGACGTACGCGCAGATCGGCATCCTCGCGCCGATCCTGCTGGTCGCACTGCGGCTGGTCCAGGGTTTCGGGGCGGGCGCCGAGATCGCGGGCGCCACCGTGATGCTCGCCGAGTACGCGCCGGTGCGCCGCCGCGGCCTGATCGCCTCGCTGGTGTCGCTGGGCACCAACTCCGGCACGCTCGCCGCGTCCGCACTCTGGGCGTTCCTGCTGGCCGTGCTGTCGGACGAGCAGCTGCTGTCGTGGGGCTGGCGCCTCCCGTTCCTCCTCAGCTTCGTGCTGATGATCTTCGCGGTGTGGCTGCGCCGGAGCCTCAAGGAGAGCCCGGTGTTCGAGGAGCGCGCCGACGTCGTCGACGGCCGGGCGCTGCGTCGTGCCGAGGTGGAAGGCAGCAGTGCGCTGGAGGCCGGCCTGCAGCAGCGCAAGGGCAAGGCGTTCTTCCTCGCGCTTGGCCTGCGGTTCGGGCAGGCAGGCAACTCGGGCCTGGTGCAGACATTCCTCGTCGGCTACATCGCCTCGACGCTGCTCATCGACCGGTCCGTCCCGACCGACGCGATCATGTACGGGTCGCTGCTCGGGTTCGCCACGGTGCCGATCCTCGGGCTGCTGGGCGACCGGTTCGGCCGCCGCCCGATGTACATCGGCCTCTCCGTCCTGACCGCCGTGCTCGCCTTCCCGCTGCTCCTGCTGATCACCAGCGGCAACACGGTCGCGCTGGTGATCGGCATGATCCTCGCGCTCAACATCGGGGTGCTCGGCCTGTTCTCGTTGGAGAGCGTCACGATGGCCGAGCTCTTCGGCGCCCGCACGCGGTTCACCCAGCTCGCGCTGGCCAAGGAGATCGGCGGGATACTCGCCACGGCGATCGGGCCGGTCGTCGCGGCCACCCTCACCGCGGTCACCGGCAGCTGGTGGCCGATCGCCGCGATGCTCGTCGCCTACTCCCTGATCACGCTCGTCGCCACCGTGCTCTCCCCCGAGACGCGCGGGCGCGACCTGGTCGCGCTGGAGGACGCCGCATGA
- a CDS encoding L-idonate 5-dehydrogenase, with translation MRAVVVHAAGDVRIDERPDPRPGPGEVLLAMEWGGICGSDIAYFRHGATGTAVLRHPLVLGHEVAGRVAAIGPGVDGVAEGDAATVHPATLVGDPRLPDRIAGRTNLHPCVRYFGSAALDPHTDGGFSDYRVVRADQIRLLPDGVSTEHGALAEPLGVALHAVHRAGDVRGRTVLVNGAGPIGSLVVAAAKHRGAAAVVASDVAAPALAVAAAMGADTTIDLTESALPEDVEVVIEASGAAAAIGAVLRATARGGTLVQVGNLPGSAVSAVLGDLVTREITWVGSYRFVDEIDDALHAMRDGLDVSPVITHRYPLDQAEKALNTAADRSTGSSKVLLNLAG, from the coding sequence ATGAGAGCCGTTGTCGTGCACGCCGCGGGGGACGTCCGGATCGACGAGCGGCCGGACCCGCGGCCCGGCCCCGGCGAGGTGCTGCTGGCGATGGAGTGGGGCGGCATCTGCGGCTCCGACATCGCCTACTTCCGGCACGGCGCCACCGGCACCGCCGTGCTGCGCCACCCGCTCGTGCTCGGGCACGAGGTGGCGGGGCGCGTCGCGGCGATCGGGCCCGGCGTCGACGGGGTCGCCGAGGGGGACGCCGCCACCGTCCACCCGGCCACCCTCGTCGGCGACCCGCGTCTGCCGGACCGGATCGCCGGGCGCACCAACCTGCACCCGTGCGTCCGCTACTTCGGCTCGGCCGCGCTCGACCCGCACACCGACGGCGGGTTCAGCGACTACCGGGTGGTCCGCGCCGACCAGATCCGCCTCCTGCCCGACGGCGTGAGCACCGAGCACGGCGCCCTCGCCGAACCGCTCGGCGTCGCGCTGCACGCCGTGCACCGGGCGGGTGACGTCAGGGGCAGGACGGTGCTGGTGAACGGGGCCGGTCCGATCGGCTCGCTGGTGGTGGCGGCCGCGAAGCACCGCGGTGCGGCCGCCGTGGTGGCCTCCGACGTCGCGGCGCCCGCGCTGGCGGTGGCGGCCGCGATGGGCGCCGACACCACGATCGACCTCACCGAGAGCGCCCTCCCCGAGGACGTCGAGGTGGTGATCGAGGCGTCCGGCGCGGCGGCGGCCATCGGCGCGGTCCTGCGGGCCACCGCTCGCGGCGGCACGCTGGTGCAGGTCGGAAACCTGCCCGGCAGCGCGGTGTCGGCGGTGCTGGGCGACCTGGTGACCCGCGAGATCACCTGGGTCGGCTCCTACCGCTTCGTCGACGAGATCGACGACGCCCTGCACGCCATGCGCGACGGCCTGGACGTCTCGCCGGTGATCACCCACCGGTACCCCCTCGACCAAGCGGAGAAGGCCCTCAACACCGCGGCGGACCGCAGCACCGGGAGCAGCAAGGTCCTCCTCAACCTCGCCGGATAG
- the fxlM gene encoding methyltransferase, FxLD system has protein sequence MDAERARTRMVDALRTAGRVRSAAVEEAFRTVPRHLFLPGLAVADAYADEAVAVQFTAGVATSSASQPSMMAIMLEQLDLRPGHRVLEIGAGTGYNAALMSRIVGPAGAVTSVDIDEELVDRAAVHLASAQVSGVDLVAADGAHGHPPGAPYDRIVLTVGSDDVQPEWVSQLVPGGRLLLPLAVRGSQLSVALDLGPDGVLRCDSVRSCAFIRLRGAAARADSNRLVEELGVALQTPDDYPEPDLAAVASVLADPRERRAAPVPLGAVDVWDGFGLWLALTEPGAGRLLAAEPETGLPDDLFPLGSTGGTVALAAEDGVAAVVLAGPPGPGPGAVAVREFGPGGAALGDRLLAALDEWAAAGRPGAADWRLTVVPTGVDAPALPAPQVIVKKHCRVLAEHPRASSSAIRRG, from the coding sequence ATGGACGCAGAGCGGGCTCGTACGCGGATGGTCGACGCCCTGCGCACGGCGGGCAGGGTCCGCTCGGCCGCCGTGGAGGAGGCGTTCCGGACCGTTCCGCGCCACCTGTTCCTGCCGGGTCTCGCCGTCGCGGACGCCTACGCCGACGAGGCCGTGGCCGTGCAGTTCACCGCCGGCGTCGCCACGAGCTCGGCGTCGCAGCCCTCGATGATGGCGATCATGCTCGAGCAGCTGGACCTGCGGCCCGGCCACCGCGTGCTCGAGATCGGCGCAGGCACGGGCTACAACGCCGCGCTGATGTCCCGGATCGTGGGCCCGGCGGGCGCGGTCACGTCCGTCGACATCGACGAGGAGCTCGTCGACCGGGCCGCCGTGCACCTGGCGTCCGCGCAGGTCTCCGGCGTGGACCTGGTGGCGGCCGACGGCGCCCACGGCCACCCGCCCGGCGCGCCGTACGACCGGATCGTGCTCACCGTGGGCAGCGACGACGTGCAGCCCGAGTGGGTGAGCCAGCTCGTGCCGGGTGGGCGGCTGCTGCTGCCGCTCGCGGTGCGCGGCAGCCAGCTCTCGGTGGCACTGGACCTGGGACCCGACGGGGTGCTCCGCTGCGACTCGGTGCGCAGCTGTGCGTTCATCCGGCTGCGCGGGGCGGCCGCGCGCGCGGACTCGAACCGGTTGGTGGAGGAGCTGGGCGTCGCGCTCCAGACGCCGGACGACTACCCGGAGCCGGACCTCGCCGCGGTGGCCTCCGTGCTGGCCGATCCGCGGGAGCGGCGTGCGGCGCCGGTGCCGCTGGGCGCGGTGGACGTCTGGGACGGGTTCGGGCTGTGGCTCGCCCTGACCGAGCCGGGCGCAGGCCGGTTGCTGGCGGCGGAGCCGGAGACCGGCCTCCCCGACGACCTGTTCCCGCTCGGCTCCACCGGCGGCACCGTGGCGCTGGCGGCCGAGGACGGCGTGGCCGCGGTGGTGCTGGCCGGGCCGCCGGGGCCCGGGCCGGGAGCGGTGGCCGTGCGCGAGTTCGGACCCGGCGGTGCCGCGCTCGGCGATCGCCTCCTGGCTGCGCTGGACGAGTGGGCGGCGGCCGGGCGCCCGGGCGCCGCCGACTGGCGGCTGACCGTCGTGCCGACGGGAGTGGACGCCCCTGCGCTGCCGGCGCCGCAGGTGATCGTCAAGAAGCACTGCCGGGTGCTGGCCGAACACCCTCGGGCCTCGAGCAGTGCTATCCGGCGAGGTTGA
- the proB gene encoding glutamate 5-kinase — MSTRARIAAARRVVVKVGSSSLTSLDGGLDPARLQALVDALAARREGGSQVVLVSSGAIAAGLAPLGLTRRPRDLATQQAAASVGQLLLAEAYAAAFARHGQPIGQVLLTADDMIRRAHYRNAQRTLERLLGLGVLPVVNENDTVVTDEIRVGDNDRLAALVAHLIGADGLVLLSDVDGLYDGDPRLPGSRLLSEVDAPADLEAVRVARARADSLGTGGMATKITAAAMAAAAGIPVLLASADDVVAALDVAEAGPKVGTAFRPSGRRMSARRFWLRHAADVRGALDLDAGAVAAVIGRRRSLLAAGIHGISGDFVAGDVVDLMDPDGVVVARGVVGFDAAELPELIGRRTRDLAPEQRREVVHADDLVPMTS, encoded by the coding sequence GTGAGCACCCGCGCCCGGATCGCCGCCGCGCGGCGCGTCGTCGTGAAGGTCGGCTCCTCCTCGCTCACCAGCCTCGACGGGGGCCTCGATCCGGCGCGACTCCAGGCGCTCGTCGACGCCCTCGCCGCGCGGCGGGAGGGCGGGAGCCAGGTGGTGCTGGTCTCGTCCGGGGCGATCGCGGCCGGGCTCGCCCCGCTCGGGCTCACCCGCCGTCCCCGCGACCTCGCCACGCAGCAGGCCGCGGCGTCCGTCGGCCAGCTGCTGCTCGCCGAGGCGTACGCCGCCGCCTTCGCGCGGCACGGGCAGCCGATCGGGCAGGTGTTGCTCACCGCGGACGACATGATCCGTCGCGCGCACTACCGCAACGCCCAGCGCACCCTGGAGCGGCTGCTCGGGCTCGGCGTGCTGCCCGTCGTCAACGAGAACGACACCGTGGTCACCGACGAGATCCGGGTCGGCGACAACGACCGGCTCGCCGCGCTGGTGGCGCACCTGATCGGCGCCGACGGCCTCGTCCTGCTCTCCGACGTCGACGGCCTCTACGACGGCGATCCGCGGCTCCCCGGCTCCCGCCTGCTGTCCGAGGTGGACGCCCCGGCCGACCTGGAGGCGGTGCGGGTGGCGCGGGCACGGGCCGATTCGCTCGGCACCGGCGGCATGGCCACCAAGATCACCGCGGCGGCGATGGCCGCCGCCGCGGGCATCCCGGTGCTGCTCGCCTCGGCCGACGACGTCGTCGCGGCGCTGGACGTGGCCGAGGCGGGGCCGAAGGTCGGCACCGCGTTCCGCCCGTCGGGACGGCGCATGTCGGCGCGGCGGTTCTGGCTGCGGCACGCCGCGGACGTGCGCGGCGCGCTCGATCTGGACGCCGGCGCCGTTGCGGCGGTGATCGGCCGCAGGCGGTCGCTGCTCGCGGCCGGCATCCACGGCATCTCGGGTGACTTCGTCGCGGGCGACGTCGTCGACCTGATGGACCCGGACGGCGTGGTCGTCGCGCGTGGGGTGGTCGGTTTCGACGCCGCGGAGCTGCCGGAGCTGATCGGCCGCCGCACCCGCGACCTCGCCCCAGAGCAGCGCCGCGAGGTGGTGCACGCCGACGACCTGGTGCCGATGACCTCCTGA
- the obgE gene encoding GTPase ObgE yields the protein MSRFVDRVVIHATAGAGGNGCASVHREKFKPLGGPDGGNGGRGGSVVLVVDPGVHTLLDFHHRPHAMARNGKQGQGGFKAGANAEDLELRVPNGTVVFDTDGEIVADLVGAGTRFVAAAGGRGGLGNAALASSARKAPGFALLGEPGESRDLVLELRSMADVGLVGFPSAGKSSLVAALSAARPKIADYPFTTLVPQLGVVTAGEDVFTVADVPGLIPGASEGRGLGLDFLRHIERCSVLVHVVDCATYEPGRDPVSDVQALEDELIRYTPALGGELADRPRLIALNKVDVPDAAEMAELVKADLEERYGWPVYPISTASRAGLRELSFAMAEQVRAHRAAQPVAEPTRIVLRPQAVDDSGFTIEPDPELPGGFIVRGARPERWIRQTAFDNDEAVGYLADRLARLGVEDALAEAGAQPGCPVTIGDVTFDWEPSTPSGVAVMMSGRGTDRRLEQSGRTSASERKAARAERRRHHSDEELWAAADEDE from the coding sequence ATGTCGAGGTTCGTGGACCGCGTGGTGATTCACGCCACGGCGGGCGCGGGCGGCAACGGCTGCGCCTCCGTGCACCGGGAGAAGTTCAAGCCGCTCGGCGGCCCCGACGGCGGCAACGGTGGCCGCGGCGGGTCCGTCGTGCTGGTCGTCGACCCCGGCGTGCACACGCTGCTCGACTTCCACCACCGCCCGCACGCCATGGCCCGCAACGGCAAGCAGGGGCAGGGCGGGTTCAAGGCCGGCGCCAACGCCGAGGACCTGGAGCTGCGGGTCCCCAACGGCACGGTCGTGTTCGACACGGACGGTGAGATCGTCGCCGACCTCGTCGGTGCCGGCACCCGGTTCGTCGCCGCGGCAGGTGGGCGCGGTGGCCTGGGCAACGCCGCCCTCGCCTCGTCGGCCCGCAAGGCGCCCGGGTTCGCGCTCCTCGGCGAGCCGGGCGAGAGCCGCGACCTGGTGCTCGAGCTGCGCTCGATGGCCGACGTCGGGCTGGTCGGCTTCCCGTCGGCGGGCAAGTCGTCGCTGGTGGCGGCGCTGTCCGCGGCGCGGCCGAAGATCGCCGACTACCCGTTCACCACGCTCGTTCCGCAGCTCGGCGTGGTCACCGCGGGGGAGGACGTGTTCACCGTCGCCGACGTGCCCGGCCTCATCCCGGGCGCGTCGGAGGGGCGCGGCCTCGGGCTGGACTTCCTGCGCCACATCGAGCGCTGCTCGGTGCTGGTGCACGTCGTCGACTGCGCCACCTACGAGCCTGGCCGCGACCCGGTGTCGGACGTGCAGGCCCTCGAGGACGAGCTGATCCGCTACACACCCGCACTCGGCGGCGAGCTCGCCGACCGGCCGCGGCTGATCGCGCTCAACAAGGTCGACGTGCCGGACGCGGCCGAGATGGCAGAGCTGGTCAAGGCCGACCTCGAGGAGCGCTACGGCTGGCCGGTCTACCCGATCTCCACCGCCTCCCGGGCGGGGCTGCGCGAGCTGTCGTTCGCGATGGCCGAACAGGTCCGCGCCCACCGTGCCGCCCAGCCGGTGGCCGAGCCCACGCGCATCGTGCTGCGCCCGCAGGCAGTGGACGACTCCGGCTTCACGATCGAGCCCGACCCGGAGCTGCCCGGCGGCTTCATCGTCCGCGGCGCCCGGCCCGAGCGCTGGATCCGCCAGACCGCGTTCGACAACGACGAGGCCGTCGGCTACCTCGCCGATCGCCTCGCCCGCCTCGGGGTGGAGGACGCCCTCGCCGAGGCGGGCGCCCAGCCGGGCTGCCCGGTCACGATCGGCGACGTCACGTTCGACTGGGAACCGAGCACTCCCTCCGGCGTGGCCGTGATGATGTCCGGCCGCGGCACCGACCGGCGGCTGGAGCAGAGCGGTCGCACCAGCGCGTCCGAGCGGAAGGCCGCGCGCGCAGAGCGTCGCCGTCACCACTCGGACGAGGAACTGTGGGCCGCAGCGGACGAGGACGAGTGA
- the rpmA gene encoding 50S ribosomal protein L27, translating to MAHKKGASSSRNGRDSNAQRLGVKRFGGQAVNAGEILVRQRGTKFHPGLGVGRGGDDTLFALVEGSVEFGYAKGRKVVNVVPVQA from the coding sequence ATGGCTCACAAGAAGGGTGCGTCCAGCTCGCGCAACGGGCGCGACTCCAACGCACAGCGCCTCGGCGTCAAGCGCTTCGGCGGCCAGGCCGTCAACGCGGGCGAGATCCTCGTCCGCCAGCGCGGCACCAAGTTCCACCCGGGTCTCGGCGTCGGCCGGGGCGGCGACGACACGCTGTTCGCGCTGGTCGAGGGCTCGGTCGAGTTCGGCTACGCGAAGGGCCGCAAGGTCGTCAACGTGGTACCGGTGCAGGCCTGA
- the rplU gene encoding 50S ribosomal protein L21 translates to MYAIVKTGGKQYKVAVDDVVTVEKIDGEPGAEVSLPAVLLVDGDDVTTDSAALAAASVTAKVVEHTKGPKIRIHKFKNKTGYHKRQGHRQPLTKVQVTGIAK, encoded by the coding sequence ATGTACGCAATCGTCAAGACCGGCGGTAAGCAGTACAAGGTGGCCGTCGACGACGTGGTCACCGTCGAGAAGATCGACGGCGAGCCCGGCGCCGAGGTGAGCCTGCCGGCCGTGCTCCTCGTCGACGGTGACGACGTCACCACCGACTCGGCGGCGCTCGCGGCTGCCTCGGTCACCGCCAAGGTGGTCGAGCACACCAAGGGCCCGAAGATCCGCATCCACAAGTTCAAGAACAAGACCGGGTACCACAAGCGGCAGGGCCACCGCCAGCCGCTCACCAAGGTCCAGGTCACCGGCATCGCGAAGTAG